From a single bacterium genomic region:
- a CDS encoding oligopeptide transporter, OPT family, translating to MDNRSFTPYVPEGTDMREFTLRALVLGLVMTVVLGAANAYLGLRAGMTIAATYPAAVLGMAFLRIFKGSILEENIARTVGSVGESLAAGAIFTLPAFFLAGVWTDMATVQHYLEATGIMAVGGILGILFVTMLRRVMVNDAELPYPESIAAAEIHKAGRKGGSGALFLIWAMVGGALVQLAGALSLFATSWERFIHFAKTGIGLFTGRGDLITKVSAGGGTLLTTPHVSPAYIGVGYIIGPRLAALNFAGGVLAWGLFVPLLLYFVGPSLEPLLLQQGTEVTWTTLAYAVWKFMVRPIAIGGMLVSAAYTLYRMRKSLATGLVRSIGDLKKAATESEKQSRLDKDISFKLVAPLILLVSVAMGFLYYYFCNDVKGAVIATVVMVITGFFFAAVSGYLVGMIGSSNNPVSGLTISTLIIAALLMVFMGVSGASGVAAVLGVAAVVCVSSAVAGEMLQDLKVGHILGGTPWKMQSGNIIAVLISAVVMFIPIIFLHQADINMGGTGLGGQALPAPQAGLMAMLSQGIVAGEMAWPLVIVGMIMAIAMICVQVRSPMLVSVGMYLPFGTVSAIFVGGIIRAIADKIAERRKFNDAQKIRMDNGGVLLASGFIAGEALMGLVIAGLAVFNIFLPAVFASPSFIWGILIFVALGYVLVKFPLKNAGSPDEPAPPAAMA from the coding sequence ATGGATAACCGCTCGTTCACGCCGTATGTCCCTGAGGGCACGGACATGCGCGAATTCACGCTGAGGGCCCTGGTTTTGGGTCTTGTGATGACGGTGGTGCTCGGTGCCGCAAACGCCTACCTGGGGCTCCGCGCCGGCATGACGATTGCGGCGACGTATCCTGCCGCGGTGCTGGGGATGGCCTTCCTCAGGATATTCAAGGGCTCCATCCTCGAAGAAAACATCGCAAGGACCGTCGGATCGGTCGGCGAATCTCTGGCGGCCGGCGCAATCTTTACGCTGCCGGCGTTCTTCCTGGCGGGCGTCTGGACAGACATGGCTACAGTCCAGCACTACCTCGAGGCCACGGGCATCATGGCGGTCGGCGGCATCCTGGGCATCCTCTTCGTCACCATGCTCCGCAGGGTGATGGTGAACGACGCCGAACTGCCGTATCCTGAGTCGATCGCAGCCGCCGAAATACACAAGGCGGGCCGAAAGGGCGGCAGCGGCGCGCTCTTCCTCATATGGGCGATGGTCGGCGGCGCGTTGGTGCAGCTGGCCGGCGCACTGTCGTTGTTCGCCACCAGCTGGGAGCGCTTCATCCACTTTGCCAAGACCGGCATCGGCCTCTTCACAGGACGCGGCGACCTGATCACCAAGGTCAGCGCAGGCGGCGGCACGCTCCTCACCACGCCTCACGTATCGCCGGCCTACATCGGTGTCGGCTACATAATCGGGCCGAGGCTGGCGGCGCTCAACTTCGCCGGCGGCGTACTCGCCTGGGGTCTCTTCGTTCCGCTCCTCCTGTACTTCGTGGGCCCTTCTCTCGAACCGCTCCTCCTGCAGCAGGGGACCGAGGTCACCTGGACCACCCTCGCGTACGCGGTCTGGAAGTTCATGGTGAGGCCGATAGCGATCGGCGGCATGCTGGTCTCGGCGGCCTATACGCTCTACCGCATGCGTAAGAGTCTGGCCACGGGCCTGGTGCGCTCGATCGGCGACCTCAAGAAAGCCGCCACTGAGAGCGAGAAGCAGAGCAGGCTGGACAAGGACATCAGCTTCAAGCTCGTGGCGCCGCTGATACTCCTCGTGTCCGTCGCCATGGGTTTCCTCTATTACTACTTCTGCAACGACGTTAAGGGCGCGGTCATCGCCACGGTGGTCATGGTCATAACCGGCTTTTTCTTCGCAGCGGTCTCAGGCTACCTCGTGGGCATGATCGGTTCCTCAAACAACCCGGTTTCCGGGCTCACGATATCGACGCTGATAATCGCGGCCCTGCTCATGGTGTTCATGGGTGTCTCGGGCGCCTCCGGTGTTGCAGCGGTGCTCGGGGTAGCCGCGGTCGTATGCGTATCATCCGCGGTCGCGGGCGAGATGCTGCAGGACCTCAAGGTCGGGCACATCCTTGGCGGCACGCCCTGGAAGATGCAGTCCGGCAACATTATTGCGGTCCTGATATCCGCGGTGGTGATGTTCATCCCGATCATTTTCCTGCACCAGGCGGACATAAACATGGGCGGCACGGGCCTCGGCGGCCAGGCGCTCCCGGCTCCGCAGGCAGGCCTCATGGCCATGCTCTCGCAGGGTATCGTCGCGGGTGAAATGGCGTGGCCGCTGGTGATCGTCGGCATGATCATGGCGATCGCGATGATCTGCGTGCAGGTGCGCAGCCCGATGCTGGTGTCGGTCGGCATGTACCTGCCGTTCGGGACCGTGTCGGCAATATTCGTCGGCGGCATAATCCGCGCCATTGCGGACAAGATCGCCGAGCGCCGCAAGTTCAATGACGCACAGAAGATCCGCATGGACAACGGCGGAGTGCTGCTGGCCTCCGGCTTTATCGCGGGCGAAGCGTTGATGGGACTCGTGATCGCGGGGTTGGCGGTCTTCAATATCTTCCTGCCGGCGGTCTTCGCTTCGCCTTCATTCATATGGGGAATCCTGATCTTCGTGGCCTTGGGCTACGTGTTGGTCAAATTCCCGCTCAAAAACGCAGGGAGCCCTGATGAACCAGCACCACCTGCAGCAATGGCATGA
- a CDS encoding PqqD family protein, which produces MNQHHLQQWHDVVATREIEWEDGPEDRAVLLVPRFRKGPLARWLQPRLKRPHIRVKLDELGSFVWRRLDGATPFCRIAEAMREQFGEHAEPSEARLKAFFTLLYKDNFVKLFTPGPAVGKCPDSST; this is translated from the coding sequence ATGAACCAGCACCACCTGCAGCAATGGCATGACGTTGTAGCGACAAGAGAGATCGAATGGGAGGACGGCCCGGAGGATCGGGCCGTCCTTCTTGTCCCTCGATTCAGAAAGGGGCCGCTCGCCCGATGGCTGCAGCCCCGTTTGAAGAGGCCCCATATCAGGGTCAAGCTCGACGAACTGGGCAGCTTCGTCTGGCGCAGGCTAGACGGCGCCACGCCTTTTTGCAGGATCGCGGAGGCGATGAGGGAGCAGTTCGGCGAGCACGCGGAGCCGTCCGAGGCGAGGCTCAAGGCGTTCTTCACTCTGCTCTACAAGGACAACTTCGTGAAACTCTTCACACCGGGCCCTGCCGTAGGGAAATGTCCAGACTCTTCTACATAA
- the miaB gene encoding tRNA (N6-isopentenyl adenosine(37)-C2)-methylthiotransferase MiaB: protein MSRLFYIKTFGCQMNEHDSAKMALLLEAQGYAPSDDPFASDLVLFNTCTIREKAHHKAMSELGRAAEIKRRNPGALIGVSGCVAQEMGSRILERFPEIDFVFGPDQLWRLPEMIERAMAGERTTALDLVDDLAEYRFLGLTPPVIDRLPLVTAFVTVMKGCNCACSYCIVPSVRGREISRPVDEIVEEVRRLVEAGAKEVTMLGQNVCAYGKGSGSSLAALIRRVADETDIMRIRFTSPHPRDVTDELVREYRDNPKLAPHIHLPVQAGSNEVLRRMRRGYTRERYMEIAQDLRQARPGISITTDLIVGFCGETDADFEETLGLMQSVEFDSAFAFKYSSRPGTEAAERMQDDVPQAVKESRLKQLLDLQRASSRRRNESLVGSTGDVLAAGLDRMGNGLVTGRLADNRIVHFAGQGGQIGSIVRVRITAANDNSLAGEATG from the coding sequence ATGTCCAGACTCTTCTACATAAAGACCTTCGGTTGTCAGATGAACGAGCACGATTCCGCCAAGATGGCGCTCCTGCTCGAGGCGCAGGGCTATGCGCCGAGCGACGACCCGTTCGCCTCGGATCTCGTGCTCTTCAACACCTGCACGATTCGCGAGAAGGCGCATCACAAGGCGATGAGCGAACTGGGCAGGGCCGCGGAGATCAAACGCAGAAATCCCGGGGCCCTCATCGGAGTCTCCGGTTGCGTCGCCCAGGAGATGGGTTCTCGCATCCTTGAAAGATTCCCGGAGATCGACTTCGTCTTCGGCCCGGATCAGCTCTGGAGGCTCCCGGAGATGATCGAACGGGCGATGGCGGGCGAGAGGACGACAGCCCTCGACCTGGTGGATGATCTTGCTGAATATCGTTTTCTCGGCCTTACACCGCCTGTCATAGACCGCTTGCCGCTGGTCACCGCTTTCGTAACGGTGATGAAGGGCTGCAACTGCGCTTGCAGTTACTGCATAGTCCCCTCTGTTCGAGGCCGCGAGATATCTAGGCCCGTGGACGAGATCGTCGAAGAGGTTCGCAGACTCGTCGAAGCGGGCGCAAAAGAGGTGACCATGCTGGGCCAGAACGTCTGCGCGTACGGGAAGGGCTCCGGCTCAAGCCTCGCCGCCCTCATCAGGAGGGTCGCCGACGAGACCGACATAATGAGGATACGCTTCACTTCGCCGCACCCCAGGGACGTGACCGACGAGTTGGTGCGTGAGTACAGGGATAATCCGAAGCTCGCCCCGCACATACACCTGCCGGTGCAGGCCGGCTCCAATGAGGTGCTGCGCCGGATGCGCCGCGGCTACACCCGGGAACGCTACATGGAGATCGCGCAGGATCTGAGGCAGGCGCGCCCAGGGATCTCGATCACCACCGATCTCATAGTGGGTTTCTGCGGCGAGACCGACGCGGATTTCGAGGAGACGCTGGGCCTTATGCAGAGTGTGGAGTTCGACTCCGCGTTTGCGTTCAAATACTCGTCCAGGCCTGGCACGGAGGCGGCCGAGCGAATGCAGGACGACGTGCCGCAGGCCGTGAAGGAGTCGAGGCTCAAACAGCTGCTCGATCTGCAGCGCGCGTCATCCAGGCGCCGCAACGAGTCGCTCGTGGGGAGCACGGGGGATGTGCTGGCCGCAGGTCTCGACAGGATGGGCAACGGGCTCGTCACCGGCAGGCTCGCGGACAACCGCATAGTACATTTCGCTGGCCAAGGGGGGCAGATTGGCTCTATAGTGCGTGTCCGGATTACGGCGGCGAACGACAATTCGCTTGCCGGGGAGGCGACAGGATGA
- a CDS encoding bifunctional nuclease domain-containing protein, whose protein sequence is MNERKAETDFVEMKVTGLTIDPFTSMPIIILKDMEEKCALPIWIGLIEASAIATELEHIELSRPMTHDLLKNIFDSVGISVKRVEVSDLADNTFYAKIILKQGEREFLMDSRPSDAIAVALRTRSPIYVARGVIDKSRKIDLAKEGAQEDSKKQKWTEILENLSVEDFGKYKM, encoded by the coding sequence ATGAACGAGCGCAAGGCGGAGACGGATTTCGTGGAGATGAAGGTGACCGGCCTCACGATAGACCCTTTCACCAGCATGCCGATCATCATCCTCAAGGACATGGAGGAGAAGTGCGCGCTCCCGATCTGGATCGGGCTCATCGAGGCCTCGGCTATCGCCACTGAGCTCGAACACATCGAACTCTCCAGACCCATGACGCACGATCTGCTTAAGAACATATTCGATTCGGTCGGCATCAGCGTGAAGAGGGTGGAGGTGAGCGATCTGGCGGACAACACCTTCTACGCCAAGATCATACTCAAGCAAGGCGAGAGGGAGTTTCTGATGGACTCGCGTCCGTCGGACGCTATCGCTGTGGCGCTCCGGACCCGTTCGCCCATATATGTGGCGAGGGGGGTCATCGACAAGTCGCGCAAGATAGACCTCGCAAAGGAGGGGGCGCAGGAGGACTCGAAGAAGCAGAAGTGGACCGAGATCCTCGAAAACCTTTCGGTGGAGGACTTCGGCAAGTACAAGATGTAG
- a CDS encoding VanZ family protein, with product MWKKIARWSVTLAYAAGVYYLSVIPGDGPELFPQQDKVLHFVLYAGLAFLFVWSLRITNLRFWPHVPLLAAALTVAYGALNEVNQLRIPYRSAEFLDVVANTLGAALGACVGAFSAKSMEARRLRRRRECASGGGA from the coding sequence ATGTGGAAAAAGATCGCCAGGTGGTCTGTGACGCTGGCCTATGCGGCCGGCGTATATTATTTGTCCGTGATCCCGGGCGACGGCCCGGAACTATTTCCCCAACAGGACAAGGTCCTCCACTTCGTGTTATACGCGGGGCTCGCGTTCCTCTTCGTCTGGTCGCTTCGGATCACCAACCTTAGATTCTGGCCGCATGTTCCTCTCCTGGCCGCGGCCTTGACCGTTGCGTACGGCGCGCTCAACGAGGTCAACCAGCTCCGCATCCCTTACAGGAGCGCCGAATTTTTGGATGTCGTCGCCAACACGCTGGGCGCAGCACTCGGCGCTTGCGTCGGCGCGTTTTCGGCGAAGTCTATGGAGGCGCGGAGGCTGAGGCGCAGGCGCGAGTGCGCTTCTGGAGGCGGGGCATGA
- a CDS encoding gamma carbonic anhydrase family protein: MIESFDMKVPMIDVSCFVAENAVVLGDVILGSLSSVWFNAVIRADLGRISIGRRSNIQDASVLHIEAGESCSIGDDVTVGHGAILHGCVVRDRVLVGMGSVIMNGADIGSDSIVGAGSLVTEGTVVPPRSLVFGAPAKVKRALTDEEVAGIVASAERYSRNASHYIDLGFSNGL; encoded by the coding sequence ATGATCGAATCGTTCGACATGAAAGTCCCCATGATAGACGTCTCATGCTTCGTCGCGGAAAACGCGGTCGTGCTCGGCGACGTGATCCTGGGCTCGCTCTCCAGCGTATGGTTCAACGCGGTGATAAGGGCCGACTTGGGCCGCATAAGCATAGGCAGGCGCTCAAATATCCAGGATGCGTCCGTGCTCCACATCGAGGCCGGCGAGAGCTGCTCGATCGGCGACGACGTGACCGTGGGTCACGGCGCGATACTCCACGGATGCGTCGTGCGCGACCGCGTGCTCGTGGGCATGGGCTCCGTCATAATGAACGGAGCGGATATCGGCTCAGACAGCATAGTGGGAGCCGGCTCTTTGGTGACAGAGGGCACAGTCGTGCCTCCGCGATCCCTGGTGTTCGGCGCGCCCGCGAAGGTGAAGAGGGCGCTCACTGACGAGGAGGTCGCCGGCATAGTCGCCTCGGCTGAGCGCTATTCGAGGAACGCCTCGCACTATATCGATCTCGGCTTTTCGAACGGACTCTGA
- the tilS gene encoding tRNA lysidine(34) synthetase TilS, whose translation MLYPDFKRYVASHDLFAEGERIILAVSGGVDSMVMMDLVSRVARPMDLNVCVAHVNHGLRGRQSDMDEGLVKEEAARLGFDFASRRAPPKKDQNLQDSARTARFSFFRRLARKSGASKVLLAHNRGDQVETVLMHLIRGSGLPGLCGMRPASSADGLIVVRPMLFAPRKAIARYARERRVRFREDRTNRTLKYRRNEIRHRLMPLLAGLNPRIEESLAAMAKTLADDECALDLIAKASFYEVCSRAAKGRVSLRAEDFRAMPEAIRSRMLVIAWHKATGKRADLNRDQIERMDSIALSGKGQGAYGLRAPWEFRMSKGLIVIQRRSAR comes from the coding sequence ATGCTCTATCCTGATTTTAAAAGATACGTAGCTTCGCATGATCTCTTTGCTGAGGGAGAGAGGATCATCCTCGCGGTGTCCGGCGGCGTGGACTCCATGGTTATGATGGACCTCGTTTCGCGCGTCGCCCGCCCCATGGACCTCAATGTCTGCGTGGCTCATGTTAACCACGGCCTTCGCGGCAGACAGTCGGACATGGACGAGGGGCTGGTGAAGGAGGAGGCGGCGCGCCTGGGTTTTGATTTTGCATCGAGGCGCGCGCCCCCCAAGAAGGACCAAAATCTACAGGACTCCGCGCGCACGGCGAGGTTCTCCTTCTTCAGGCGTCTTGCCCGGAAGTCCGGTGCCTCCAAGGTGCTGCTCGCCCACAACAGGGGCGACCAGGTCGAGACCGTCCTCATGCACCTCATAAGGGGGTCGGGGCTCCCTGGCCTCTGCGGCATGCGCCCAGCCTCATCGGCGGACGGGCTCATCGTCGTGAGGCCCATGCTCTTCGCGCCGAGGAAGGCCATCGCGCGTTACGCGCGTGAGCGCAGGGTCCGCTTTCGCGAGGACAGGACCAACCGCACGCTGAAATACCGGCGCAACGAGATCAGACACAGGCTCATGCCGCTGCTCGCGGGTTTAAATCCCAGGATCGAGGAGTCGCTCGCCGCCATGGCAAAGACGCTCGCCGACGACGAGTGCGCTCTGGACCTCATCGCCAAAGCCTCTTTTTACGAGGTGTGCAGCCGCGCGGCAAAGGGAAGGGTCTCCTTGCGCGCAGAGGACTTTCGCGCCATGCCCGAAGCGATCCGCAGCCGGATGCTCGTCATCGCATGGCATAAGGCCACCGGGAAAAGGGCCGACCTCAACCGCGACCAGATAGAGCGCATGGATTCGATCGCCTTGTCCGGCAAGGGCCAGGGCGCGTACGGCCTGCGCGCTCCGTGGGAGTTCAGGATGAGCAAAGGGCTGATCGTCATCCAGAGAAGGTCTGCGCGGTGA
- the ftsH gene encoding ATP-dependent zinc metalloprotease FtsH — protein sequence MPVEKRGPIGNAPHKTIALWLIIVLMVIAVLHVMNQPMEQSEKISFSEFLTAVGSNQIETVTIQEDDYRGKFKPDYRNGVRFQTIGPIDSEEALKRLAGTDAKVDYMKKKETPLWQTMLISWLPMLLLFAFFFISMRQIQVGGGKAMSFGRSKAKLLADSQKKVTFADVAGVEEAKEELREIIEFLREPKKFTVLGGRIPKGVLLVGPPGSGKTLIARAVAGEASVPFFSISGSEFVEMFVGVGASRVRDLFEQGKKQAPCIVFIDEIDAVGRHRGAGLGGGHDEREQTLNQLLVEMDGFESNEGVIIMAATNRPDVLDPALLRPGRFDRRVIVPRPDVGGREAILKVHSRNKPLSSDVELSTVARGTPGFSGADLENVVNEAALLAARVGKKMIDMVDFEHAKDKVLMGSERKSMIISEEEKRNTAFHEAGHTLVAKLIPGTDPIHKVTIIPRGAALGLTQQLPVDDRYTQNRRYCENGLAILLGGRAAEELIFGQPTTGAGNDIERATELARKMVCEWGMSEKMGPLAFGKKEEEIFLGREISRHADYSEATAQDIDAEVRRIVMDAYNLARDLLAKNRENLERLAQALLEYESLSGDEIDTIMRGEKIVRKQTPLPEAQPAGNAKTRERDKGMAESAPKIAPETA from the coding sequence ATGCCTGTCGAGAAAAGGGGCCCCATCGGCAACGCTCCGCACAAGACCATAGCGCTCTGGCTCATCATCGTGCTCATGGTGATAGCGGTGCTGCACGTAATGAATCAGCCGATGGAGCAGAGCGAGAAGATAAGCTTCTCGGAGTTCCTCACCGCGGTCGGCTCCAATCAGATAGAGACCGTCACGATACAGGAGGACGATTACCGCGGCAAGTTCAAGCCGGATTATCGCAACGGCGTGCGCTTCCAGACCATAGGTCCCATCGACAGCGAAGAGGCGCTCAAGCGCCTGGCCGGCACCGACGCTAAAGTCGACTACATGAAGAAGAAGGAGACCCCGCTCTGGCAGACCATGCTCATCTCGTGGCTGCCGATGCTGTTACTCTTCGCGTTCTTCTTCATCTCCATGCGCCAGATACAGGTAGGCGGCGGGAAGGCGATGAGTTTCGGCCGCAGCAAGGCGAAGCTGCTTGCCGACAGCCAGAAGAAGGTCACCTTCGCCGATGTGGCAGGGGTCGAGGAGGCCAAGGAGGAGCTTCGCGAGATCATCGAGTTCCTGCGCGAGCCAAAGAAATTCACGGTGCTCGGCGGCCGTATACCTAAGGGCGTGCTGCTCGTCGGCCCTCCGGGTTCGGGCAAGACGCTCATCGCCCGCGCGGTCGCAGGCGAGGCCTCTGTCCCATTCTTCTCCATATCCGGATCCGAGTTCGTGGAGATGTTCGTGGGCGTGGGCGCATCCCGCGTGCGAGATCTCTTCGAGCAGGGCAAGAAGCAGGCGCCCTGCATCGTCTTCATCGACGAGATCGACGCGGTCGGCCGCCATCGCGGCGCGGGTCTCGGCGGTGGACACGACGAGCGCGAGCAGACCCTGAATCAGCTCCTCGTGGAGATGGACGGCTTCGAGTCCAATGAAGGGGTGATAATCATGGCTGCCACCAACAGGCCGGATGTGCTTGATCCTGCGCTGCTCCGTCCCGGCCGCTTCGACAGGCGCGTGATAGTGCCGAGACCGGACGTAGGCGGGCGCGAGGCCATACTCAAGGTGCACTCGCGCAACAAGCCGCTATCCAGCGACGTCGAGCTCTCAACCGTTGCGCGCGGGACCCCCGGATTCTCCGGCGCCGACCTGGAGAACGTGGTGAACGAGGCGGCGTTGCTCGCGGCTCGCGTCGGCAAGAAAATGATCGACATGGTCGACTTCGAGCACGCGAAGGACAAGGTGCTCATGGGCTCGGAGAGGAAGAGCATGATCATCTCCGAGGAGGAGAAGCGCAACACCGCGTTCCACGAGGCGGGCCACACCCTCGTCGCCAAGCTAATCCCTGGCACGGACCCGATACACAAGGTCACCATCATCCCGCGAGGTGCGGCGCTTGGCCTCACTCAGCAGCTCCCGGTGGACGACCGCTACACGCAGAACAGGCGCTACTGCGAGAACGGTCTGGCCATCCTCCTCGGCGGCAGGGCGGCCGAGGAGCTCATCTTCGGCCAGCCCACCACCGGTGCTGGCAACGACATCGAGAGGGCCACCGAGCTCGCGCGAAAGATGGTCTGCGAGTGGGGGATGAGCGAGAAGATGGGGCCGCTCGCCTTCGGCAAGAAAGAGGAGGAGATCTTCTTAGGCCGCGAAATCAGCAGGCACGCTGACTACAGCGAAGCCACGGCACAGGACATAGACGCAGAGGTAAGGCGCATCGTCATGGATGCCTACAACCTCGCCAGGGACCTGCTCGCCAAGAACCGGGAGAATCTGGAGCGACTGGCCCAGGCCCTCCTCGAGTACGAATCTCTCTCCGGCGATGAGATCGACACGATCATGCGCGGAGAGAAGATAGTGCGCAAGCAGACCCCCCTGCCGGAGGCTCAGCCGGCCGGCAACGCCAAGACGAGGGAGCGCGATAAAGGCATGGCCGAGTCGGCCCCGAAGATCGCGCCGGAGACAGCATGA
- the folP gene encoding dihydropteroate synthase yields the protein MRIGRLELAGGRPAIMGIVNATPDSFSDGGRFLEPTAAIEHALAIEGQGARIIDVGGESTRPGAALVSPDEELSRVIPIIEGVRRHSRVPISIDTTKSEVARAALDAGADMINDVSAGRFDPEMLPLAAKRGVPIALMHMKGTPGNMQDNPLYNDIMGEIMAFLAEAISRAERAGISRERIAIDPGIGFGKTVEGNITILKRLPEFKRLNAPILIGTSRKSFIGKVLELESNQRLEGTLATLAIAIQGGASILRVHDVEAARRFIDMYHVLCK from the coding sequence ATGAGGATAGGGAGACTCGAACTCGCAGGCGGACGGCCTGCGATAATGGGCATCGTGAACGCGACCCCCGATTCATTTTCAGACGGGGGTCGTTTTTTGGAGCCGACCGCCGCGATCGAACATGCCCTGGCGATCGAGGGCCAGGGTGCGCGGATCATCGACGTGGGCGGCGAGTCCACGAGGCCCGGGGCGGCGTTGGTTTCACCGGACGAGGAGCTTTCGAGGGTGATTCCGATCATCGAGGGGGTGAGGAGACACAGCCGTGTTCCCATCTCCATAGACACCACCAAGTCGGAGGTAGCAAGAGCGGCGCTGGATGCGGGCGCCGACATGATCAACGACGTCAGCGCCGGCCGTTTTGACCCTGAGATGCTGCCGCTGGCAGCGAAGAGGGGTGTGCCGATTGCCCTCATGCACATGAAGGGCACCCCAGGGAACATGCAGGACAACCCCTTGTACAACGACATCATGGGCGAGATCATGGCATTCTTGGCAGAGGCGATATCCAGGGCGGAGAGGGCCGGAATCAGCCGGGAGAGGATAGCGATCGACCCGGGCATAGGCTTTGGAAAAACGGTCGAGGGCAACATCACGATACTCAAGCGCCTCCCCGAGTTTAAGAGGCTCAATGCCCCGATCCTCATAGGCACTTCAAGAAAATCCTTTATTGGTAAGGTGTTAGAGCTTGAATCTAATCAAAGACTTGAAGGTACTCTCGCCACACTGGCGATCGCTATACAAGGCGGCGCCTCCATACTTCGGGTGCACGACGTGGAGGCTGCAAGGCGTTTTATCGACATGTATCATGTCCTCTGCAAATAG
- the glmM gene encoding phosphoglucosamine mutase: protein MSDLKREIFGTDGVRGKANIAPMDSEVALSLGRAIAGLFQNGRHKHRIVVGKDTRLSGYMIETALASGICSVGADVWLVGPLPTPGIAFIARSMRADAGVVISASHNPYDDNGIKFFDRDGFKLPDALEIEMEEKVRSGTRLRPTGDSIGKAHRIEDAGGRYIQYLKGSFPNELTLLGFRLVVDCANGAGYRVAPTVFEELGAEVIEIGTRPDGLNINDACGSLHPERMCELTRKMKANAGIALDGDADRVIMCDEKGDLVDGDVIMALAALDRKRRGKLAKDTLVATIMSNLALDRVMREKGVEVVRTKVGDRYVIDEMRRGGYNLGGEQSGHLIFLDHNTTGDGIMGALNVLAIMLRQGRPLSELAKIFDPYPQVRVDVEVLKKIEFMNIPAIATALESYRSELGRDGRLLLRYSGTENIARVMVEGCDRGRIRNMADDLAGLIRSHLNTDGRSI from the coding sequence ATGAGTGATTTGAAACGGGAGATATTCGGCACTGACGGGGTCCGGGGTAAGGCCAACATCGCGCCCATGGACTCTGAAGTCGCACTTTCGCTCGGAAGGGCGATCGCCGGCCTGTTTCAGAACGGCCGCCACAAGCACAGGATCGTGGTCGGCAAGGACACCAGGCTCTCGGGCTACATGATCGAGACCGCGCTCGCATCCGGCATCTGCTCAGTTGGCGCGGACGTCTGGCTCGTGGGGCCCCTGCCCACGCCGGGCATCGCCTTCATAGCGCGGAGCATGCGCGCGGACGCGGGTGTGGTGATCTCCGCGTCGCACAACCCATACGATGACAACGGCATAAAATTCTTCGACAGAGATGGGTTCAAGCTGCCCGATGCGCTGGAGATCGAAATGGAGGAGAAGGTCCGATCAGGGACGAGGTTGCGTCCCACCGGCGACTCGATTGGAAAGGCGCACCGCATAGAGGACGCTGGCGGGCGCTACATCCAGTACCTCAAGGGATCGTTCCCCAATGAACTGACCCTCCTGGGCTTCCGGCTCGTGGTGGACTGCGCGAACGGCGCCGGGTACAGGGTGGCGCCCACGGTCTTCGAGGAGCTCGGCGCCGAGGTCATAGAGATAGGCACGCGGCCGGACGGCCTCAACATCAACGACGCGTGCGGTTCGCTTCACCCCGAGAGGATGTGCGAGCTCACCCGCAAGATGAAGGCGAACGCCGGCATTGCGCTCGACGGCGATGCGGACCGCGTGATCATGTGCGACGAGAAGGGCGACCTCGTCGACGGCGACGTGATAATGGCGCTGGCTGCGCTCGACCGCAAGAGGCGCGGGAAGCTCGCGAAGGACACGCTCGTGGCCACGATCATGAGCAACCTGGCGCTCGATCGCGTGATGAGGGAGAAGGGCGTTGAGGTGGTTCGCACCAAGGTCGGCGACCGCTACGTCATAGACGAGATGCGGCGGGGCGGCTACAACCTGGGAGGCGAACAGTCCGGCCATCTCATCTTCCTCGACCACAACACCACCGGCGACGGGATCATGGGTGCGCTCAACGTGCTGGCGATCATGCTGAGGCAGGGGCGTCCGCTCTCGGAGCTGGCGAAGATATTCGATCCCTATCCGCAGGTGCGCGTGGACGTGGAGGTGCTCAAAAAGATCGAGTTCATGAATATCCCCGCGATAGCGACCGCGCTGGAGTCTTACCGCAGCGAGCTCGGCAGGGACGGCAGGCTCCTGCTCCGCTACTCGGGCACCGAGAACATCGCGCGAGTCATGGTGGAGGGCTGCGACCGCGGCAGGATACGCAACATGGCGGACGACCTGGCCGGGCTGATCAGGTCGCACCTGAATACGGACGGCAGGTCAATTTGA